Proteins found in one candidate division TA06 bacterium genomic segment:
- a CDS encoding DNA translocase FtsK, with translation MKSDQKEKEKKSSPEFSRGQEIFGVAVLIAGLFMLVSLVSFSGQDGHLWSQGWPRQNWGGPLGDMAAFGLIGLLGYAALLMPFYVLVWGWFFLRHKKLYRLLWNTLLSLAFVSFALAMIARLNVPYYTGDLAEPGGAGKWGMLLASFIGGLFGPVGFWLVLSGMFIILLLVGTEINFQHWLTLAVAPVKAGLEKAKATPKEITFKKKPAAAEKPEKESRPQPDEPEPVPAPEKPKPEAKAAKTEKKAKPKTPAREGTVSEDYQQKFLSILYDDRDQVKADEEDKSTILLEKLKEFGIEGEITDRYSGPVVTSYEFKPAPGVKVNQIANLSDDLALAMQATRIRIIAPIPGKGVVGIEIPNQHRQMVMLKELLASDNFKAQEGCLAFAMGKTITGESFSADLSNMPHLLIAGATGSGKSVCLNTVITSLLYRATPEELHFIMIDPKRIELSIYRGIPHLQFQYRVHVKEGEEPITRTVEGVVTDSDETLQIFRMAVTEMDARYKMLAKETCRNIEEYNHKSERKMSYLVIVIDELADLMLSREAGEIENRIAKLAQMSRAVGIHLILATQRPSVDVITGVIKANFPSRIAFQVASRTDSRTILDANGAESLLGRGDMLYMPPGKAEPERLHGPFISTKETNQIVEFVKSWYGVAEGQPENRESSAAPEQENGYSMEVDLPPEEGADQDGQDELFAEARSLVIRHQQGSVSLLQRRLKIGYSRAARLIDQLEAAQVVGPFDGSKARQVLIKNEEDGE, from the coding sequence ATGAAATCCGACCAAAAAGAAAAAGAAAAAAAATCTTCCCCGGAATTCAGCCGGGGACAGGAGATATTCGGGGTGGCCGTGCTGATAGCCGGGCTTTTTATGCTGGTCAGCCTGGTTTCTTTTTCCGGCCAGGACGGCCATCTTTGGTCCCAGGGCTGGCCTAGGCAGAATTGGGGAGGCCCGCTGGGGGACATGGCGGCTTTCGGGCTGATAGGCCTGCTGGGCTACGCCGCATTGCTGATGCCTTTCTACGTTTTGGTCTGGGGCTGGTTCTTCCTGCGGCATAAAAAACTCTACCGCCTTCTTTGGAACACCCTGTTAAGCCTGGCCTTTGTCAGCTTTGCGCTGGCCATGATCGCCAGACTAAATGTTCCTTACTACACCGGCGATCTGGCCGAACCGGGCGGGGCCGGAAAATGGGGGATGCTGCTGGCTTCCTTCATCGGCGGGCTTTTCGGGCCGGTGGGTTTTTGGCTGGTGCTGTCCGGGATGTTCATCATACTGCTTTTGGTCGGGACCGAGATCAATTTCCAGCATTGGCTGACTTTGGCTGTGGCCCCGGTTAAAGCCGGTTTGGAGAAGGCCAAAGCAACTCCAAAGGAGATCACCTTTAAAAAGAAACCGGCCGCGGCCGAAAAACCGGAAAAGGAATCCCGGCCCCAGCCTGATGAACCGGAACCTGTCCCGGCGCCGGAAAAACCCAAACCGGAGGCCAAGGCCGCCAAAACCGAGAAGAAAGCCAAGCCCAAAACCCCGGCCCGGGAGGGAACGGTCTCCGAGGATTACCAGCAAAAATTCCTGTCCATTCTATACGACGACCGGGACCAGGTCAAGGCAGACGAGGAGGACAAGTCCACCATTCTGCTGGAGAAACTGAAGGAGTTCGGGATCGAGGGAGAGATCACCGACCGTTATTCCGGCCCGGTGGTCACCAGCTATGAATTCAAGCCGGCCCCGGGGGTCAAGGTCAACCAGATCGCAAACCTTTCCGACGACCTGGCCCTGGCCATGCAGGCCACCCGGATCCGGATCATCGCCCCCATTCCCGGCAAAGGGGTGGTGGGGATAGAGATCCCCAACCAGCACCGCCAGATGGTGATGCTGAAGGAGCTTCTGGCCTCGGACAATTTCAAGGCCCAGGAAGGCTGCCTGGCCTTTGCAATGGGAAAGACCATCACCGGAGAATCGTTTTCGGCCGACCTAAGCAACATGCCGCACCTGCTGATAGCCGGGGCCACCGGCAGCGGTAAAAGCGTCTGCCTGAACACCGTCATCACCAGCCTGCTGTACCGGGCCACCCCGGAGGAACTGCATTTCATCATGATCGATCCCAAGCGGATCGAGCTTTCCATCTACCGGGGCATTCCCCACCTGCAGTTCCAGTACCGGGTCCACGTCAAGGAGGGGGAGGAACCAATCACCCGGACGGTGGAAGGAGTGGTCACCGATTCCGACGAGACCCTCCAGATATTCCGGATGGCGGTCACCGAGATGGACGCCCGATACAAGATGCTGGCCAAGGAGACCTGCCGCAACATCGAGGAATACAACCACAAGTCCGAACGCAAGATGTCCTACCTGGTGATCGTGATCGACGAGCTGGCCGACCTGATGCTCTCCCGCGAGGCCGGGGAGATCGAGAACCGGATCGCCAAACTGGCCCAGATGTCCCGGGCCGTGGGGATCCACCTGATCCTGGCCACCCAGCGGCCCTCGGTGGACGTGATCACCGGGGTGATCAAGGCCAATTTCCCCTCACGGATCGCCTTCCAGGTGGCCTCCCGCACCGATTCCCGCACCATCCTGGACGCCAATGGGGCCGAAAGCCTGCTGGGCCGTGGCGACATGCTGTACATGCCCCCGGGCAAGGCCGAGCCGGAACGCCTTCATGGGCCGTTCATCTCCACCAAGGAGACCAACCAGATCGTGGAGTTTGTCAAGTCTTGGTACGGGGTGGCCGAAGGCCAGCCCGAGAACAGGGAATCATCCGCCGCGCCGGAACAGGAGAACGGATATTCCATGGAGGTGGACCTGCCACCGGAGGAGGGGGCGGATCAGGACGGCCAGGATGAACTTTTTGCCGAGGCCAGATCACTGGTGATCCGGCACCAGCAGGGCTCGGTGTCCCTGCTTCAGCGCCGTTTGAAGATCGGGTATTCCCGGGCGGCCCGGCTGATAGACCAGTTGGAGGCGGCCCAGGTGGTGGGCCCGTTCGACGGCAGCAAGGCCCGCCAGGTCTTAATCAAAAACGAGGAGGACGGTGAATGA
- a CDS encoding 2-phosphosulfolactate phosphatase encodes MSIKIDVVIVPSEMPEQGFAGKTVAVIDVLRASTSMVAALEAGAKEIIPLASIEEATRLAETMGRETVVLCGERDGNKINGFDLGNSPLEFTPENVKGKSLLMATTNGTVAVARAKGAALIAVGCLINAKALVPVLTETQAEIVLLCSGKQGRVSLEDLLCAGYLTKLIKDQSPEAEINDSARVARDIYEKHKGHLTKAVRESDHGSYLAGLGYLTDIEYATQPDASSTVPVMKDGRIVSCQAGDPR; translated from the coding sequence TTGAGCATTAAAATTGATGTGGTCATAGTTCCGTCCGAAATGCCGGAGCAGGGTTTTGCCGGCAAGACGGTGGCGGTGATAGACGTACTGCGGGCTTCCACTTCCATGGTGGCGGCGCTGGAGGCCGGGGCCAAGGAGATAATACCCCTGGCCAGCATAGAGGAAGCCACCCGGTTGGCCGAGACCATGGGCCGGGAGACCGTGGTCCTGTGCGGCGAGCGGGACGGCAATAAGATCAACGGCTTTGATCTGGGCAATTCCCCCCTGGAATTCACTCCGGAGAACGTCAAAGGCAAAAGCCTGTTGATGGCCACCACCAACGGAACGGTGGCCGTGGCCCGGGCCAAGGGGGCGGCGCTGATAGCGGTAGGCTGCCTGATAAACGCCAAGGCCCTGGTTCCGGTGCTGACCGAAACCCAGGCCGAGATAGTGCTGTTATGCTCCGGCAAGCAGGGCCGGGTCTCGCTGGAGGACCTGCTCTGCGCCGGGTACCTGACCAAGCTGATCAAGGACCAGTCTCCCGAGGCCGAGATCAACGACAGTGCCAGGGTGGCCCGGGACATCTACGAAAAACACAAGGGCCACCTTACCAAGGCCGTCAGGGAAAGCGACCACGGCAGTTACCTGGCCGGCCTGGGTTACCTGACTGACATAGAATATGCCACCCAGCCCGACGCCAGCAGCACCGTGCCGGTGATGAAGGACGGGCGGATAGTGTCCTGCCAGGCCGGGGATCCCCGCTAA
- a CDS encoding type IV pilus twitching motility protein PilT, with translation MDLKQTLERMVKENSSDLHLKAGMPPVFRVDGSLKPLNEAPLSPEELRQVALQLMPKDQQQIFAEEKELDFAIGVAGLGRFRVNVYMQRGSVALALRAIPVSVKKIDELALPPIIKELATSHRGMLLVTGTTGSGKSTTMAAMIEHVNETESRNIITVEDPIEFLFRDKKSIISQREVGTDTLSFAAALKHVLRQDPDVILIGEIRDKTTLATSLQAADTGHMVMSTLHTLNAAETINRVISFFPPHQHEHVRVLLAATLIGVVSLRLLPRADGKGRVPAVEVMINTATVREHLLDPVKTLMIPQLISEGNTQYGMQSFDQSIMKHYRDGMISYETALQSVTNPDEFKLRLRGIENASDSRGWDSFDTTSRK, from the coding sequence ATGGATCTAAAACAAACCCTGGAGCGGATGGTCAAGGAAAATTCCTCCGATCTCCATTTAAAGGCGGGAATGCCTCCGGTCTTCAGGGTGGACGGGAGCTTGAAACCCCTGAATGAGGCCCCGCTGTCCCCGGAAGAACTGAGGCAGGTGGCCCTGCAGCTGATGCCCAAGGACCAGCAGCAGATATTTGCCGAGGAGAAGGAGCTGGACTTCGCCATCGGGGTGGCCGGTCTGGGAAGGTTCCGGGTGAACGTCTACATGCAGCGTGGCAGCGTAGCCCTGGCCCTGAGGGCCATTCCGGTCTCGGTCAAGAAGATCGACGAGCTGGCTCTGCCGCCCATCATCAAGGAACTGGCCACCAGCCACCGGGGGATGCTGCTGGTGACCGGCACCACCGGTTCCGGAAAATCCACCACCATGGCCGCCATGATAGAGCATGTCAACGAGACCGAGAGCCGGAACATCATCACGGTGGAGGACCCGATTGAGTTCCTGTTCCGCGACAAGAAGTCAATCATCAGCCAGCGGGAGGTGGGCACCGACACCCTGTCCTTCGCCGCCGCCCTGAAGCACGTGCTTCGCCAGGACCCGGACGTGATACTGATAGGGGAGATCCGGGACAAGACCACCCTGGCCACCTCGCTCCAGGCTGCCGACACCGGTCACATGGTTATGAGCACCCTCCATACCCTTAACGCCGCGGAGACCATCAACCGGGTGATCTCCTTCTTCCCGCCACACCAGCACGAGCATGTCCGGGTCCTTTTGGCTGCCACTCTGATAGGCGTGGTATCCCTGCGCCTGCTGCCCCGGGCCGACGGCAAGGGCCGGGTGCCTGCAGTGGAAGTGATGATCAACACTGCCACGGTCAGGGAGCACCTGCTGGATCCGGTCAAGACCCTGATGATCCCCCAGCTGATCTCGGAAGGCAACACCCAGTACGGCATGCAGTCCTTTGACCAATCAATCATGAAGCATTACCGCGACGGGATGATCTCCTACGAGACCGCCCTGCAGAGCGTGACCAACCCGGACGAATTCAAGCTCCGGTTAAGGGGCATCGAGAACGCCTCCGATTCACGGGGGTGGGATTCATTTGACACAACGTCTAGAAAGTAA
- the efp gene encoding elongation factor P — protein MASTADLRNGMVLNYEGQLFYTVEFQHVKPGKGGAFVRTKLKNVKTGAVIERTFRSGESITEVRLERRKMQYLYNSDDMYMLMDSETYEQISLPGGLFKDIKDFLKENTEIQVLMHDENAIGIDIPTFVILKVAHTEPGFKGDTASSVTKPATLESGLVVQVPLFINENDLLKIDTRTGKYLERA, from the coding sequence TTGGCCAGCACTGCGGATCTTAGAAACGGAATGGTCCTGAATTACGAGGGACAGCTTTTTTACACGGTTGAATTCCAGCACGTCAAGCCGGGCAAGGGCGGGGCTTTTGTCCGCACCAAACTGAAGAACGTCAAGACCGGCGCGGTGATAGAGCGGACCTTCCGCTCCGGCGAATCGATCACCGAGGTCAGGCTGGAGCGCCGCAAGATGCAGTACCTGTATAACAGCGACGATATGTACATGCTGATGGACAGCGAAACCTACGAACAGATCAGCCTGCCCGGAGGACTCTTCAAGGATATCAAGGATTTTCTGAAGGAAAACACAGAAATCCAGGTGCTGATGCACGATGAGAATGCCATAGGGATAGATATTCCGACCTTTGTCATTCTTAAGGTGGCCCATACCGAGCCTGGCTTTAAGGGGGATACCGCTTCCTCGGTCACCAAACCGGCCACTTTGGAGAGCGGGCTGGTGGTCCAGGTGCCGCTGTTCATAAACGAGAACGACCTGCTGAAGATAGACACCAGAACCGGAAAGTATTTAGAGAGGGCCTGA
- a CDS encoding aminopeptidase P family protein, whose product MPDINRQRINGIRKALASNKADGIIITNLINIRYLAGYTGSSGLLWISKKESVFFTDFRYQEQVKREVKGARCVIIKKGLWEELFLNPDFKKAQRIGFEKNDLKYHQYELLQKELKKKKLLPLTGLTEELRKVKVAEEIRNISRAAAIADQAFSKIVKIVKPGMTELEITFRLESIMKTLGASAPSFDTIVGSGSNSALPHAQPSDRKIRKGDFIVFDFGAVYRGYHSDMTRTVCIGEPSPKHLKVYDTVLKAQLAGLKAVKAGVKGKDADAAARAVIDKAGYAKYFGHGLGHGVGLEVHEAPGVGSKSENLLPVNSVVTVEPGVYLPGWGGVRIEDLVVVTATGCRILSRSPKELIVIK is encoded by the coding sequence ATGCCAGATATCAACCGTCAAAGGATCAACGGCATCAGAAAGGCCCTGGCCTCAAACAAGGCGGACGGCATCATCATCACCAACTTGATCAACATCAGGTATCTGGCCGGTTACACCGGCAGTTCGGGCTTGCTTTGGATATCAAAGAAGGAGTCGGTGTTCTTTACCGATTTCCGCTATCAGGAACAGGTAAAACGGGAGGTGAAGGGGGCCAGGTGCGTCATCATCAAAAAAGGGCTCTGGGAGGAGCTTTTCCTTAATCCCGATTTTAAGAAGGCCCAAAGGATCGGATTTGAAAAGAATGATCTGAAATACCACCAGTACGAATTGCTGCAGAAAGAACTGAAGAAGAAAAAACTGCTGCCGTTGACGGGCCTGACCGAGGAACTCCGCAAGGTCAAGGTCGCGGAAGAAATAAGGAACATCTCCCGGGCAGCCGCCATCGCCGACCAGGCTTTCAGCAAGATAGTCAAAATAGTAAAACCGGGAATGACCGAGCTGGAGATAACTTTCAGGCTGGAATCGATCATGAAGACCCTGGGGGCGAGCGCTCCCTCGTTCGACACCATAGTGGGCTCCGGGTCCAACAGCGCCCTGCCCCACGCCCAGCCTTCGGACCGGAAGATCAGGAAGGGCGATTTCATCGTCTTTGATTTCGGGGCCGTCTACCGGGGCTATCATTCCGACATGACCCGGACCGTGTGCATTGGAGAACCAAGTCCCAAGCACTTGAAGGTCTATGACACCGTGCTTAAGGCCCAGCTGGCCGGGCTGAAGGCCGTCAAGGCCGGGGTCAAGGGCAAGGATGCAGACGCTGCCGCCCGGGCGGTCATTGACAAAGCCGGTTATGCCAAGTATTTCGGGCACGGGCTGGGCCACGGGGTGGGCCTTGAAGTGCACGAGGCCCCGGGAGTGGGCAGCAAGTCCGAGAACCTGCTGCCGGTCAATTCGGTGGTGACGGTGGAGCCGGGGGTCTATCTGCCGGGCTGGGGCGGGGTGCGGATCGAGGATCTGGTGGTGGTCACCGCCACGGGCTGCCGGATACTGAGCAGATCGCCCAAGGAACTGATAGTCATCAAGTAG
- a CDS encoding tetratricopeptide repeat protein, whose protein sequence is MADENLKLPPEIEQLTQKLVADPKSRVFAQLADAYRKAGMIDEAIETAKKGMEHHPAYATAHLILGRCYLEKQMYALAREEFEATIKSDPQNMVGYKLLAGTYEKQNMFAEAVKFYQMVLDLEPGDAELSEKVALLKSKKDEKPQAVPEPEPEPAPQPAPVVEIVRGETEPEPVKEEQAMAAEEKPVDLKPEEPAKEAIISPEPIPFPDVLAEAIPKTEPVKPEEQEAKPVLESPEPENKSEEENPATKEESIVAPESSSLETKEEPAVTEAKEESVKAEEPEAKAEEKPAAADDAGKPAEATVTLAEIYVQQGFYEKAVEVYRELISADPGNDDYKARMDELLEKAYPEEKPEETAEEKKEPEPPVKQEPAAHSIPATEPESKKEPVLETPASSLPEAPPAVDIFGGMFDKFEKPEQKAEEVKAEEPKAVQPDDILAGTSAPEEQSKPVSEPMTERAEVPATPEPQPVPEPAKEAAVDFSALFSDAPKTSGEQPAAAEPPKPETEGEKKAEGENTVSSFQSWLSSLQK, encoded by the coding sequence ATGGCCGATGAAAATTTAAAATTACCGCCGGAGATCGAACAGCTTACCCAAAAACTGGTGGCAGACCCCAAATCGCGGGTCTTTGCCCAGCTGGCCGATGCCTACCGCAAGGCCGGCATGATAGACGAGGCCATAGAGACCGCCAAAAAGGGTATGGAACATCATCCGGCCTATGCCACTGCACATCTGATCCTGGGGCGCTGCTATCTGGAAAAACAAATGTACGCCTTGGCCCGGGAGGAGTTTGAGGCCACCATCAAAAGCGATCCCCAGAACATGGTGGGCTACAAACTGCTGGCCGGCACTTATGAAAAACAAAATATGTTTGCCGAAGCGGTAAAGTTTTACCAGATGGTGCTGGATCTGGAACCGGGCGATGCAGAGCTAAGCGAGAAAGTGGCCTTACTGAAATCCAAAAAGGATGAAAAGCCCCAGGCCGTTCCGGAGCCTGAGCCCGAACCGGCCCCCCAGCCAGCTCCGGTGGTTGAGATCGTCCGCGGAGAAACCGAGCCTGAGCCGGTCAAGGAAGAACAGGCAATGGCGGCGGAAGAAAAACCGGTGGACCTCAAACCTGAAGAGCCGGCCAAAGAAGCAATCATCTCTCCTGAGCCGATCCCGTTCCCTGATGTTTTGGCGGAAGCCATTCCAAAAACCGAACCGGTCAAGCCGGAGGAACAGGAGGCGAAACCGGTTTTGGAATCTCCGGAGCCGGAAAACAAGTCCGAAGAAGAAAATCCAGCCACAAAAGAGGAATCAATTGTGGCCCCGGAATCTTCATCGCTGGAGACAAAGGAAGAACCCGCCGTCACTGAAGCCAAAGAAGAATCGGTCAAGGCCGAAGAACCGGAGGCCAAGGCGGAAGAAAAGCCGGCAGCCGCAGATGATGCCGGCAAACCGGCGGAAGCCACGGTAACTTTGGCCGAGATATACGTCCAGCAGGGTTTTTATGAAAAAGCCGTCGAGGTCTACCGGGAACTGATCTCCGCAGACCCCGGGAACGATGATTATAAGGCCAGGATGGACGAACTGCTGGAAAAGGCATATCCCGAAGAAAAACCGGAAGAGACGGCCGAAGAGAAAAAAGAGCCTGAGCCACCGGTCAAACAAGAACCGGCTGCCCACTCGATCCCTGCCACTGAGCCTGAATCCAAGAAAGAACCGGTACTGGAAACACCGGCCTCTTCATTGCCAGAAGCGCCGCCGGCGGTAGATATTTTCGGCGGAATGTTCGATAAGTTTGAAAAACCGGAACAGAAGGCCGAAGAGGTGAAGGCTGAAGAACCAAAAGCAGTTCAGCCTGATGATATCCTGGCCGGGACATCTGCTCCGGAGGAACAGTCCAAACCGGTGTCTGAGCCTATGACTGAAAGAGCCGAAGTGCCTGCAACCCCCGAACCCCAGCCGGTGCCCGAACCGGCCAAGGAAGCAGCGGTTGATTTTTCGGCCCTGTTCTCAGACGCCCCAAAAACCTCAGGTGAACAACCTGCTGCAGCCGAGCCGCCCAAACCGGAGACAGAAGGCGAGAAAAAGGCCGAGGGCGAGAACACCGTCAGCAGTTTTCAGTCATGGCTGTCGTCTTTGCAAAAATAG
- the mtnA gene encoding S-methyl-5-thioribose-1-phosphate isomerase, whose protein sequence is MIKPIEWKNEGITLIDQRELPGRLKYLNCNTVEKLAWAIETLAVRGAPLIGIAGAYGLALGIRSSSRNSLPKDFEAAFQRIRITRPTAVNLFWALGRMRQVFDALNKKGAALPEIKEGLLAEARTIQAEDAATCARIGKYGSVLIKPGSSILTHCNSGALATGGIGTALGVIFTAHKLGRVKMVYADETRPLLQGSRLTAWELKQEKVPATLICDNMAAFLMAQKKIDCVIVGADRIARNGDFANKIGTYNVAVAAKYHGLPFYVAAPLSTFDFKIRTGKQIPIEQRKPEEVRSFGQSVTAPADIGVYNPSFDVTPGSLVTAFITEKGVVKQPFVIKIPQLEGKK, encoded by the coding sequence ATGATTAAACCCATTGAATGGAAGAACGAAGGCATCACGTTGATAGACCAGCGGGAGCTGCCGGGGCGGCTCAAATACCTGAACTGCAATACGGTGGAAAAGCTGGCCTGGGCCATCGAGACCCTGGCGGTGCGCGGCGCTCCGCTGATCGGCATCGCCGGGGCCTACGGCCTGGCGCTGGGGATCAGGTCTTCTTCCAGAAACAGCCTGCCAAAGGATTTTGAGGCCGCCTTTCAACGGATCAGGATCACCCGCCCCACTGCCGTCAACCTGTTCTGGGCGCTGGGAAGGATGCGGCAGGTATTTGATGCCCTGAACAAAAAAGGCGCCGCCCTGCCGGAGATCAAAGAAGGGCTGCTGGCTGAAGCGAGAACGATCCAGGCCGAAGACGCCGCCACCTGCGCCCGGATCGGGAAATACGGAAGCGTTTTGATAAAGCCGGGATCCAGCATCCTGACCCACTGCAACAGCGGGGCGTTGGCCACCGGGGGCATCGGAACCGCCCTGGGGGTGATCTTTACCGCCCACAAACTGGGCAGGGTCAAAATGGTCTATGCCGACGAGACCCGGCCCCTGCTGCAGGGTTCCCGGCTGACCGCCTGGGAACTGAAACAGGAGAAGGTCCCGGCCACCCTGATCTGCGACAACATGGCGGCTTTTTTGATGGCCCAGAAAAAGATCGACTGCGTGATAGTGGGGGCCGACCGGATCGCCCGGAACGGCGATTTCGCCAACAAGATAGGGACATACAACGTGGCGGTGGCCGCCAAATACCACGGGCTGCCGTTCTATGTGGCGGCGCCTTTGTCCACCTTTGATTTCAAGATCAGGACCGGGAAGCAGATACCGATTGAACAGAGAAAACCGGAAGAGGTCAGGTCCTTTGGCCAGTCGGTCACCGCCCCGGCGGACATCGGGGTCTACAATCCTTCGTTTGATGTGACTCCCGGGAGTCTGGTGACGGCTTTTATCACCGAAAAGGGAGTAGTAAAACAACCTTTTGTAATAAAAATCCCGCAACTTGAAGGTAAAAAATAG
- the maf gene encoding septum formation protein Maf: MAEISKYLNWPKLVLASGSPRRKSLLQGVGADFKVVIPLVDEDGIENLAPETAVKKLARDKAIEVRSRLSQRDKKRLIIAADTVVAYRHHVLGKPENGAGAARMLRMLSGRWHQVFTGLCLISPFDGRIITGYEVTKVKFRRLSPAYINNYVASGEPLDKAGAYGIQELGALIVEKVDGCYFNVVGLPLVKLDKMIKLIGLRK, from the coding sequence ATGGCCGAAATATCAAAATACCTGAACTGGCCCAAACTCGTCCTGGCCTCGGGCTCGCCCCGGCGCAAAAGCCTGCTTCAGGGGGTGGGGGCTGATTTCAAGGTTGTCATACCCCTGGTGGATGAGGACGGGATAGAAAATCTTGCGCCTGAGACCGCGGTCAAAAAGCTGGCCCGGGATAAAGCAATAGAGGTCAGGTCCCGCCTTTCCCAGCGGGATAAGAAGCGTCTTATAATAGCCGCCGACACGGTGGTAGCCTATAGGCATCACGTGCTGGGCAAGCCGGAGAACGGGGCCGGGGCGGCAAGGATGCTGAGGATGCTTTCCGGCCGCTGGCACCAGGTCTTTACCGGACTGTGCCTGATCTCCCCGTTTGACGGCAGGATCATCACCGGCTACGAGGTCACCAAGGTCAAATTCCGCCGTTTGTCCCCGGCTTATATCAACAATTACGTGGCCTCGGGCGAGCCGCTGGACAAGGCAGGGGCCTACGGCATCCAGGAACTGGGGGCCCTGATCGTGGAAAAAGTGGACGGCTGTTATTTCAACGTGGTGGGCCTGCCGCTGGTGAAACTGGACAAGATGATAAAACTAATCGGTCTAAGAAAGTAA
- the tsaD gene encoding tRNA (adenosine(37)-N6)-threonylcarbamoyltransferase complex transferase subunit TsaD — translation MKILGIETSCDETAAAVVLDGKKIMSDVIYSQTVHRQYGGVVPELASRDHLKKIVPVVREALTQAGISPSQIDAVAATSRPGLAGALLVGFCFARGLAQSLDVPFVSVNHVEAHAQAAFLNDPELKAPAVALVVSGGHTSLFYIDAGFRFSLMGQTLDDAAGEAFDKVAKLLGLGYPGGPAIEQRAKLSSSDRVVFPKAMLGSQSLDFSFSGLKTAVLNYVLDPKNGGRENLSEEMINDVCRGFQTAACTVLVEKLKRACDLAGCQNAAVAGGVAANGFLRQSLAELERREGLKIAIPGIRLCTDNAAMVSACASRMLDQGQKISDNTVQARVTWPKYQNT, via the coding sequence ATGAAGATACTGGGCATTGAAACATCCTGCGATGAGACGGCCGCCGCGGTGGTGCTGGACGGCAAAAAGATAATGTCCGACGTCATCTATTCCCAGACGGTGCACCGGCAGTACGGCGGAGTGGTACCGGAGCTGGCTTCGCGCGACCACCTGAAGAAGATCGTTCCGGTGGTCAGGGAGGCTTTGACCCAGGCCGGAATATCTCCCAGCCAAATAGACGCCGTGGCCGCCACCAGCCGGCCCGGCTTAGCCGGAGCCCTGTTAGTGGGCTTTTGTTTTGCCCGGGGACTGGCCCAAAGCCTGGACGTTCCCTTCGTTTCGGTCAACCACGTGGAGGCCCACGCTCAGGCCGCTTTTCTGAATGACCCGGAACTGAAGGCCCCCGCCGTGGCCCTGGTGGTCTCTGGCGGCCATACTTCGCTTTTTTACATCGATGCCGGGTTCCGGTTCTCCCTGATGGGCCAGACCCTGGACGACGCCGCCGGCGAGGCTTTTGACAAAGTAGCCAAACTGCTGGGGCTGGGTTATCCCGGCGGTCCGGCCATCGAACAACGGGCTAAATTGTCATCATCAGACAGGGTCGTTTTCCCCAAAGCCATGCTGGGGTCCCAAAGCCTGGATTTTTCCTTTTCGGGGCTCAAGACGGCGGTCCTGAATTACGTGCTGGATCCCAAGAACGGCGGACGGGAGAATTTATCGGAAGAAATGATCAACGATGTCTGCCGGGGCTTTCAAACGGCGGCCTGTACGGTGCTGGTGGAAAAACTTAAAAGGGCCTGCGACCTGGCCGGCTGCCAAAACGCCGCGGTGGCCGGCGGGGTGGCCGCCAACGGCTTTCTGCGCCAGAGCCTGGCCGAGCTGGAGCGGAGGGAAGGCCTGAAAATAGCGATCCCCGGCATCAGGCTCTGTACCGATAATGCGGCCATGGTGTCGGCCTGCGCTTCCAGGATGCTGGACCAAGGCCAAAAAATATCCGACAATACCGTACAAGCAAGGGTCACATGGCCGAAATATCAAAATACCTGA
- a CDS encoding D-sedoheptulose 7-phosphate isomerase, with protein MKMNKEIQAVKAELYKSSFALQQTAVLQAANIHKTAEMIHRALKTGGKLLICGNGGSAADSQHVATELVVRFQKERKALAALALTTDTSLLTAEANDHGFDTIFSRQVEALGKKGDVLLAISTSGNSNNVLKAVQSARKLGLATIGLSGGTGGKLKKACHLCLLAPGDATCRIQECHLAMEHVICDLVEGWMGKK; from the coding sequence ATGAAAATGAATAAGGAAATCCAGGCCGTCAAGGCCGAGCTCTACAAAAGCTCGTTCGCCCTGCAGCAGACCGCGGTACTGCAAGCTGCCAATATCCACAAGACTGCTGAAATGATCCATCGGGCCTTAAAGACCGGAGGAAAACTTTTGATCTGCGGCAACGGGGGCAGCGCCGCCGACAGCCAGCATGTGGCCACCGAGCTGGTGGTCCGCTTTCAGAAGGAAAGGAAAGCCCTGGCCGCTTTGGCGTTGACAACCGACACCTCGCTTTTGACCGCCGAGGCCAACGACCACGGCTTCGACACCATCTTTTCCCGCCAGGTGGAGGCCTTGGGGAAAAAGGGCGACGTGCTTTTAGCCATCAGCACCAGCGGTAATTCCAATAACGTGCTGAAGGCGGTGCAGTCCGCCAGAAAACTGGGCCTGGCAACAATAGGCCTGTCCGGAGGAACCGGGGGGAAACTGAAGAAAGCCTGCCACCTGTGCCTGTTGGCCCCGGGCGACGCCACCTGCCGGATACAGGAATGCCATCTGGCCATGGAGCACGTGATCTGCGACCTGGTGGAAGGCTGGATGGGGAAGAAATAA